The genomic stretch GATGGAAATGTCCGCCGGGCAGCTGGCCATGCGCCTGATCTCGTCGCTGGGCCGGGTCAATGCGCAGCGGCTGAAGGTCGGTGATCTGGAGGACGAGGACTGGAGCCGCGTCACCGGGGCCATCGCCCAGCTCAGCGGCATCAAGATCTTCATCGACGACACCCCGGGCCTGTCCCCGGAGGTGCTGCGCGCCAAGGCGCGCCGGCTCAAGCGCGAGCACGACCTGGGCCTGATCGTGATCGACTACCTGCAGCTGATGCAGGTGCCCGGCAACAGCGAGAACCGCGCCACCGAGATCTCCGAGATCAGCCGCTCGCTGAAGGGGCTGGCGAAGGAGCTGAACGTGCCGGTGATCGCGCTGTCGCAGCTCAACCGCTCGCTGGAATCACGCACCGACAAGCGGCCGGTGATGGCCGACCTGCGCGAATCCGGCGCGATCGAGCAGGACGCGGACATGATCGTGTTCATCTACCGTGACGAGTACTACAACAAGGAAAACTCGCCGGACAAGGGCCTGGCCGAGATCATCATCGGCAAGCACCGAAACGGCAGTACCGGCAGCTTCAAGCTGAAGTTCTTCGGCGAGTACACGCGCTTCGACAACCTGGCGCACGACACCGTCGGCAGCTTTGAGTGATGGCATGCCGAAGGTTGGCTAGGCAGCCGCGGCGGCGCGTGTTCGAATAGCGCCCCTATGAGCGAACTGATGAGCCAGCGGCCGACCCGGATCGTGGTCGACCTGGACGTGCTGGGCGGCAACCTGCGCGCGATCCGCGCGAAGGTCGGCGTGCCGGTGATGGCGATCGTCAAGGCCAATGCCTATGGCCACGGCCTGGTGCCGGTGGCGCACCACCTGCAGGCGCAGGGCGTGGAGCAGCTGGGCGTGGCCTTCGTCGAGGAAGGCATGGCGCTGCGCAGGGCCGGCATCACCGTGCCGATCCTGGTGCTGGGCGGCATCCTCGGTCGCCAGGTCGGGCAGCTGATCCAGCACGACCTGGAAATCACCGTGTCCTCGCTGGACAAGCTGCGCAAGGTCGAGGTCGCCGCCGAGCGGCTGGGCCGCAAAGCGGTGGTCCATCTGAAGATCGACACAGGGATGGAGCGGATCGGCGTGCACAGCTATTCGTGCGGGCCGATGATCGAGGCGGCGGTGGCCTCGGGCTGGTGCACGGTGAAAGGGGTGTATTCGCACCTGGCCTGCGCCGACGATCCCACGTCGGCGATGACCGCGCTGCAGCTGGAGCGTTTCCAGGAGGCCTGCGCCCATTTCGAGCGCATCGGTGCACCCATGCCGATCCGCCACCTCGCCAATTCCGGCGGCGTACTGCATTACCCGGAGACCTGGCTGGACATGGTGCGGCCGGGGATCATGCTCTACGGCGTGCTGCCCGACCCGGACGCGCACCGCACGGTGGACGTGAAGCCGGCGCTGTCGCTGATCTCGCAGGTGGTCTATTTCAAGACCGTGCTGGCAGGGCACCCGGTCGGCTATGGCGCCACTTGGGCGCCGCCGCATGACACCCACGTCGTGACCGTGCCGATCGGCTATGGCGACGGCTATCCGCGCGCGCTGTCCAACTGCGGTGAAGTGCTGATCCGTGGCCAGCGCCGGCCGATCGTGGGCCGCCTGTGCATGGACCAGTTCATGGTCGACCTGGGCCCGGACGGCAGCGCCTACGTCGAGGACGACGTGGTGTTGATCGGCACGCAGGGCGGCGAAACGATCAGCGTCGAGGACGTGGCCAAGCGCGCCGGCACCATCGGCTACGAAATCCTGACCCGGCTCAACGAGCGCGTGCCGCGTGAATACGTGGGCGGGCCAACGGCGGTCGTCTGACCAGAGCCCTGCGGGCTGCACTCCGCGTTGACCACTCGTCAGGCGGCGTGATTCACTCGCCGGGACTACCGGGGAGTGCAGGATGGCCACGTCGAAGCCGCGCCTGAAGCGTCCTGCCGAGCCATTGCGCCGGCCCAAGCGCGAACCGATGTCACGCGTGGACACCGCCTGGTTGCGGATGGAACGCCCAACCAACCCGATGATGATCACCGGCGTGCTGATGCTTGCCGAGCCGATGCAGCTTGCGCAGCTGAAGAAGGTGATCCAGCAGCGGTTCCTGTCGTATGCGCGGTTCCGGCAGAAGCCGGTCGATGGCGCGGCCGGGGCGCAGTGGGTCGAGGACGAGCATTTCGACCTCGACTGGCATGTGCGCCTGGCGGGGTTGCCCGGACGCCCGGGACGGGCCTCCGAGAAGCGCGCATTGGAGCGTTTCGTCAGCGAGCTGGCGTCCAGTCCGCTGGATCCCACCAAGCCGTTGTGGCAGTTCCACTTGGTCGAGCGCTACCAGGGCGGCTCGGCGGTGGTGGCGCGCATCCACCATTGCTATGCCGACGGCATCGCGCTGGTGCAGGTGCTGCTGTCGCTGACCGACACCAGCCGCGAATCGTCCTCGGCCTCCCGGCTCGACAAGGCCTGGCTGAAGGAACAGGCGGCCCCGGTGGCGCGCCGGGTGGGCGCGATGGAGCGCTACATGAAGCTCGGCGGCAAGGCGCTGGGGCAGGGCATGGCGATGATGCAGGACCCGTCGCTGGCCACGCTGCTGGCGAAGGAAGGCGGCGACATCGCCCGCGAGCTGGTGCATGCGCTGGCGCTCCCGGATGACCCGCCGTCGTTGCTGCGCGGCCAGCTGGGCGTCAGCAAGCGGGTCGCGTGGGCCGAGCCGCTGGAACTGGAGGAGGTGAAGGCGGTCGGCCGCGCCTGCGACTGCACCGTCAATGACGTGCTGATGGCCGCCGCCGCCGGTGCGCTGCGTGGCTACATGCGCGACCGCGGCGAGGCGCTGGAGGGCCTGAGCCTGCGCGCGACCGTGCCGGTCAACCTGCGCCCGCTGGAACACGCGAAGAAGCTGGGCAATCACTTCGGCCTGGTCTTCCTTGACCTGCCGGTGGGCGAGGACAACCCGCTGCGCCGGCTGCAGCGCGTGGCCGAATGCATGAACCAGCTGAAGGAGTCGCGCCAGGCCATCGTCGCCTACGGCCTGCTGGCTGCGCTGGGCATCGCCCCGCAGCCGGTGCAGGAGATCGCGCTGGAGCTGTTCAGCCGCAAGGCCAGCGCCGTGGCGACCAACGTGCCCGGCCCGCAGCAGCCGCTGTACATGGCCGGCTGCACCGTGCGCGAGATCATGTTCTGGGTGCCGCAGACCGGCTCGATCGGGCTGGGCCTGTCGATCCTCAGCTATCGCGGCAAGGTGCACTTCGGGATGATCGCCGACGCCCGTCTGGTACCGGACCCGGATGCGGTGGTCCGTCGATTCGGCGAGGAATTCGAAAAGCTCCTGTATCTGGCGATGATGGGGCCCTGGGATGCGCCGCTGGATGCAGCCGCGGCGGAGGCCCTGCTGCAAGACGCAACCTTGGCTTAACGCGGCGGCGCCCGTTCACATTCAGGCCACGATCCGCCGCCTAGCCTCATCGCCGCAACGCCACCGTGCCATCCAGACGAGGAGTCACCCAATGAAGCCGCATTTCAAGCTCGCCATCCTGGGCGTGTGCCTGGCCACCATGACCGCCGGCTGCGCCACCTACACCGGCCAGACCAACGATCCCAACGATCCCAACCGCACCAAGCGCGGCGCGCTGATCGGTGCGGCCATCGGCGCCGCCGCGGGCCTGCTCAGCGGAGACAGCGCAGTGGAGCGTCGCCAGCATGCGATGGTCGGTGCCGGTATCGGGGCGCTCGCGGGTGGCTCGATCGGCGCCTACCAGGATCGTCAGGAAGCCGAGTTGCGCCGCGCCACTGCCGGCACCGGCGTCGACGTCAGCCGCGACGGCGACGTCATCAAGCTGAACCTGCCGGATGGCGTGACCTTCGACTTCAACAAGACCAACGTCAAGCCGCAGTTCTACCCGGCCCTCAACACCATCGCCGGCACCCTGCGCGAGTACAACCAGACCATCGTGGAGGTCAGCGGCCATACCGACAGCATCGGTACCGATGCGATCAACCAGCGCATTTCCGAGCAGCGCGCCAATTCGGTGGCCAGCTACCTGATCGGCCAGGGCCTGCAGCGCGAGCGCTTCGAGATCGTCGGCATGGGTGAACGCTATCCCATCGCCAGCAACGACACCGATTCCGGCCGTGCGCTCAACCGCCGCGTGGAAATCCGCCTGCTGCCGCTGCGTTCGTAAGCCGCACGGCAAATCGTTCCACCGGGGCGGGCCGCGCAATGCGGCCCGCTTCCGTATCCGGCGGATGAACGGCATCCTTCCCGGCCTTGTGAATGCCGCCACCGCCCCTATACTGCGGGTGTCGGTAAAATCGATGCTTCCCGGGGGTGCACTGGCTTCGACGGGGGTCGCGAAATTACTTGGCGCATGCCGAGGGGGTAGCTTTCCTCGTTAATCCAGCTGCAAAACTCTAGTTGCCAACGACGACAACTACGCTCTCGCCGCTTAAGGCGTAAGCCCCGAACCCACTTGTGCCCGTGCTCGTGGATGTAGGGTCATTATCACGGAACCGGCTGTGATGGCTGCCTGTCAGTCACGGCTTAACCAAAACAGGCTGGTCCCGCGGTGCGCTTTGCACACCGTGCTGCTGCGGGACGAGACCCAACGGTGAGCTAAGCATGTAGTGCCGGGGATGGAGTGCCTTCGGACGCGGGTTCGACTCCCGCCACCTCCACCATCTACCAAAACCCCAACCGGTCACGGTTGGGGTTTTTCTTTGGAGGCCATTTTTCCCGCCTCCATTGGCGCCGGCAGGGGCGAGGGTCAGAGCAGCGGGGCCAGACGCGGTTCCAGCAGTGGACGGCGCCAGCCGGCCAGCTGGCCGTTCCAGCCGCTGCCGTCCTGCAGCGCTTCCAGCACCTTGCGCGAGGCGAGCAGGCCTTCCGGGAGCTGCAGCTCGGCGGCGACCGCGGCCACGGCTTCCTGCAGGGCACGCAGCTGCTTTTTGTCGCGATCATCGCCGCGTGCCATTGGTGCTTTCGATTCGTCGGCCAGCGGCGTGATCAAGGCTTCCCACAGTGGCGTGCGCAGGCTGCGCGGGGCTTTGGGGTTGGCATCCAGCAGGGCGTCGAAGCGCAGCCGGCTGTCCAGCTTCTGGCGGGCCAGCGCCACCGCCAGTTCGTTGTCGAGGATCCAGCTGCGGGGGCGGTCGCTGCTGCGCGCCTGCGCGTCGCGCCAGCGCAGCATGCGCAGCAGCCGGCGCTGGCCCTCCGCGTCGAGGAACTGCGCGCTGCGGATCGCAAGATGCGGCCAGCGCTCGCCGTCGTCACTGGCGGCATTGGCCAGTTGGCGGGCACTGTCTTCTTCCAGCCACGCGGTACGGCCGTTGCCGGCCAGGCGCGCCTGCAGGTCGCGATGGAGGGCGTGCAGGTGGCGCACGTCGTCGGCTGCGTATTCCAGCTGGGCGGGCGACAGCGGCCGGCGCAGCCAGTCGGAACGGGTTTCGCCCTTGGCCAGCTCCACCCCGGTCACGGCCTGCACCAGCTTCTGGTAGCCAAGGCCGGCCCCCAGCCCGCACATCGCGGCCGCGGCCTGGGTATCGAACAGCGGCGTCGGCAGGGTGCGGCAGGCGTACTGGAAAGCCACCAGGTCTTCGCTGGGGCTGTGCATCAGCTTCAGCACGTCGGGGTTGGCCAGCAGCGGGGCCAGCGCTTCGCGCATGCCGGGGCGCAGCGGGTCGACCAGCAGGATGTCGTCATCGCTTTCGCCCAGCGCGATCTGCACCAGGGCCAGCTGTGGCCAGTAGGTGCGTTCGCGGATGAACTCGGTGTCCAGGCCGATCGCGGCGGGCGGGTTCTCAAGGCGAGCGCGCAGCGCGCCGGGGGTATCGATCCAATGTGTCATCCGCACATTATGCGGTTGCCGGAGGCTGGCCCATGCCCTAAGTTCGTCGGCACCGCCAATCGGCGGGTGCAGGACTGATGGAGCTGGAGTTTGCGCGCAGGAGGTTTCCTCATCCCGCTGTTGCTGCTGCTGGCCGGTTGCAAGCCGGAACCGGAGGCGCCGGCACTGGCACTGCAACCGGTGCCGGCGCAGGAGCGGCTGCCGGCACCGGCGCCTGTGCTCGAACCCGGCCGGGTCAGCATCCGCGGCGATGACGCGCTGGCCGACGTGCTGAGCTGGACGCTGCCGGAAGCCCGCATCGACCAGCCGGCGCGCGCCCGCGCCAATGCGCGGCGGGCGCTGGCCAAGGGTGATCTGTTCGAAACCGGCGAATCGGCGATCCCGCTGCTGCTGGCGCTGCGCAAACTGGAGCCGGACAGTGCCCAGGACGCGCGATTGCTGGAAAAGGCCCGCGCTGCGCTGCTGGCGCAGGCGTGGATGGCGCTGGATGCCGGCGAAGACCTGGCGTCGCTGCGCTATGCCCAGCGCCACGGCACCGTGCTGCGCACGCTGTGGCCCGAGCTGCCGGAGGCGAAGACCTATCTGGATGCGGTGGATCGGGCCGGCCAGGCCTTCGACCTGTGCCTTGCCGGAGAGCGCGCGCTGCGGGCGGGGAATCTGGACGCCCCGGGCGGCGCGCTGGAACTGTTTCGCCAGGCGCAGGCGCTGTGGCCGCTGCAGACCCGCGCCCAGCGCGGCATCGCCGCGGTCGAGGCCGCGGTGCTGGTGGAGGCACAGGCGCTGGCGGCGGGCGGGGATTTCGAGGGCGCCTATGCAGAACTGGCACGGGCAGGGCGCGTGCGCAATGACGCGGAGGCGATCACGGCGACGCGGCAACGCATCGAGGCGATGCGCACCGACCGGATCCGCCGGTTGGGCGATGAGGGCCTGATGGCGCTGGCCGACCCCGCCGGCCTGCAGTTCGCCCGCGAGCGGCTGGCCGAGATCCTGCGGATCGCGCTGCCCGGCACCGGTGCCGGCGTGGCGCTGCGCCAGCGCATTGATCTGGTGGGTCATTACGGGCTGTTCCGCCCTGGTCAGGTGTTCACCGAGGAAATGCAAGCGGGCGGGCGTGGACCAGCGCTCAGCGTGCTGCCGCGTGGCGGTTTCATGATGGGTGCGCCGGAAGACGAGGAGGGCGCGACTCTGGACGAACAGCCGCGGCATCAGGTGCGTCTGGATCGCGGTTTCGCAATGACCCGGCACGAAATCACGGTGGGCCAGTTCCGGCGTTTCGTCCAGGCCACGGGTTTCGTGCCGCGCGCCACCCAGCGCGGCCACTCGCTGGCTTACGACGCGCGCAGCGGCAATTTCCTGCGCGGCAGTGGCATCGACTGGCAGTCCGGCTACGACGGCCGTCCGGCCGCGGACGACATGCCGGTGATCCACGTCACCGCCCGCGATGCCGAGGCTTACGCAGCGTGGCTGTCGGCGCAGACCGGCGCGCACTACCGCCTGCCCAGCGAGGCCGAGTTCGAGTACGCCCTGCGGGCGGGGGGACAGGCGCTCTACCCATGGGGCGCGGGTGCGCCTCCGGCGAGCGTCGGCAACCTCGCCGGTGGCAGGGACGTGTCGGCACGCGGGCGACGCTGGAGCAATGCCTTCCTTGGCTATGGCGACGGCTGGTGGGGGCCGGCGCCGGTGGGCAGCTTCGCGCCGAATGCCTACGGCTTGTACGACATGGCGGGCAACGTCAGCGAGTGGGTTGCGGATTGCTGGCACCGCGGCTACCGGCGCGCGCCGGCCAACGGCCAGGCCTGGGTGAATCCGGGCTGCCGTACGCGGATGTATCGTGGCGGTTCTTGGGCCAGCGCCCCGGCGCAGGCGCGTTCGGCGTGGCGGGCCTCGGGCGGCGTCGACGTGACCAACGCGCGGGTGGGTTTCCGGCTGGTGCGGCAGCTGTGAGAAGGATGCTCACGCCGTGTTGAGGGGCGCCCGCTAGTCTTTTCGCCGATGCCCGAGACGGGCCGGAGGACACGATGAACCGCAATCCGATTGGAACCCGCCGTGGTGGCGGCCTGCGCATCTGGGTGTTGGTGCTTTTTGCCGGTTATGCGGCGTGGTACTGGTACTCCAACCGCAGCGTGGATGCGCTGACCGGCGAGACGGTGGTGATCGACAAGAACATCTCGCCCGAGCAGGAAACAGCGTTGGGCCTGCAGGCCTACCAGGAGGTGCTGCAGCAGGAGCGCCCGCTGCCGGCGGATGCGCAGGTCTCGCGACAGGTCGGTGCGATCGCGCAACGGCTGATTGCCAAGATCCCGCCGGTGTCCGATGCCTTGGCCGCCGAAAACGGAATGCAGGCGAGCCACATCGAGAAGTCCTTCGACTGGAAGGTGACGGTGCTGGAATCCGACCAGGTCAATGCATTCTGCCTGCCGGGGGGCAAGATGGCGGTGTATACCGGCTTGCTGCCGGTGGCCCAGAACGCCGACGCGGTGGCCGTGGTGATGGGGCACGAAATCGCCCACGCGCTGCTGCGCCACGGCGCACAGCGCATGACCCGCGGCAAGCTGGAGCAGATCGGACAGATGGCCGGAGCGGCCAGCGGCATGGACCAGAACACCATGCAGGCGGTGATGCAGGCCTATGGCTACGGCAGCGCGCTGCCATATGCGCGCAGCCAGGAAACCCAGGCCGACGAACTGGGGCTGATGCTGGCAGCAGCGGCCTGCTTCGATCCGCGCGAATCGGTGCCGCTATGGGAGCGCATGGATCGGAACTCGGGCGGTGGCGCGCCGCCGGAATTCGCCTCCACCCATCCCAGCGCCGGTACCCGCATCCAGCAGCTGCAGGCGCTGATGCCGAAGGCACTGGCCTACCAGGCGAAGTTCTGCGAAACGGCCGCCAGCGCCGCGCGCTGACGGCGCACTGCCACGCTTGCGAGCGGCTTGCGCATCATCCCGCATGACTCGTGGCGACGGGTCCATCTGCCTTGACGGCTGCGGGCGCGCAGCGCTGTGATCGACTACAGCCACCACGCCAGCGCGAACAGGCCCAGCATGGCAAACGCCAGTGCGAGCTTGAGCGCGGTGCCGAGCAACAGGCCTACCCAGGTGCCTGCGCCGACCTTGGTGGCGTGGCCCACCCGATGTGGATGCAGGCTGCGGTGATGGGCCAGCTCACCGGCCAGTGCGCCGATGAACGGGCCGAACAGCAAACCGGGCAAGCCGAACAGCAGTCCCACCAGGGTGCCGATGGCCGCGCCCCACATCGCCATCCGGCTGGCGCCGACGCGCCGGGCGCCGTGGGCCGTGGCCCAGAAATCCACGGCCACCGACACCAGCGTCAACATCGCCAGCACGATCAGCGCGGGCGCGCCGATGGCCTGGAAACTACCAGCCCACGCCGCCAGCAGCATGCCGGCGAACATCAGCGGTATCCCCGGCAGCACCGGCAACACGGTGCCCAGCAGGCCGACGAGGATCAGCAACGCGGCGATCAGGTAGTAGATCGTGGTGGAATCCATGGCGGCTCGCAGCGGGCAGGGCGGGGCATTGTGCCGGGTGTGAGAACGGCCCGCACCGGGCGGGCCGTTCAGCGGCACCAGCTGGAGGGAGGGGCGCGCGGTCAGCGCAGGTAGGCCTGGCCGTTTTCGATCCGCACCCGCGCGCCCTCGCGGAAGCCGGAGACATTCGACTGGGTGACCTTCACCGTGCGGCCGTCGTCCATGCGCACGTGAACGGTGTAGCCCTCGCTGCGGTTCTTCTGGATGGCGCTGCCCGCCGCTGCGCCGGCGGCGGCACCGGCCACGGCGGAAATGTTCTGGTTACCCTTGCTGCCGCCGGTGTGGGCCGATACCTCATGGCCGGCAACGGCACCAATCAGGCCACCGATGAGGGCGCCGGAGGTCCCGGAGGCGCCGCCGACGGTGATCTGGGTGACGGTGCCGCAGTTGCCGCAGGTATTGTCGTACCCGCTATAGCTGGCGCTGCCGCCGTAGCCGCCCCCGCCATAGGCGGGCGCGGTGCTGGCGCAGCCGGCGCTCGCTCCCAGTGCGAGCGCGAGGGCGGCGGTGCCGAGGATGGTGTGGATGCGAACAGCCATGTTCTGTCTCCTTTCAGTACGCGGGGATCGCGGGGGAATGGAATACCTTGACACCCCGATCCTGTGCCGCGGCGCATGAACGACAGCCACATCCGCCTCTTGCGCGCGGGATGCGCTCAGCAGGGGTTCACCGCGGTGCAGCCGGAGTGAAGGGCAGGGCTGTTTCGATGGCCAAAGAGAAAGCCGCCCGGGGGCGGCTTCTTCGTGTGCAGCATGGAGACGCTGCAATCAGCCGCGGAAGTCGCGATGGCAGGCCTTGCAGGAATCACCCAGCGACTTCATCGTGCCGGCCAGGCTCTGGCAGCTCAGCGGCGGCGCGCTGACGGCCTTGTCGGCAGCGGCCCGCATTGCCGCGGCGGCGGTGCGGAAGCGCTCGTCGTCGCGCAGGTCGGGGAAGGCGGGTTCAAGGTCGTTGCCCAGCATCCGCAGGGTCTGCAGGTGCGGCAGCACGTCGGTGGCGCCGCAGCGGTTCTGCTCCATTGCCGCCTTCAGCTGACCCATGTGCCAGCCCTGCACTTCCATCAGCGAATCCGGGAAATGGTCTTTGCGCGCATCGAGTGCACGCATCGCCATGACCGTGGCAATCGCGCCAACCACCAGGCCGAGGATGAGCAGGAACAGATAGCGCCCGGCGTTGGACGAACGGGTAGCGGCAGGCTTGCCGGCGGGATCGGGATTGGACATGGCGTCTCCGGAGGAATCGGATGGAAGTGGAACCCGTGGATGGTGGCACAGCGGCCCCGGTCGCGTAACCACCGGTGCATCGCTCCATGCGGATGGACGCACCGGGGTGGGCGGGGGCGACAGTCACCAGCCCATGTGGTGCCCGCCGTTGATGTCGAGGTTGCTGCCGGTGATCCAGCCGGCCTGTTCGTCGGCAAGGAAGCCGACGCCATAGGCGATCTCTTCCGGCGTGCCGAGGCGGCCGGTGGGGATGTCGGCGATGATCTTGGCGCGCACCTCTTCCGGCACTGCCATCACCATGTCCGTGGCGATGTAGCCCGGGCTGATGGTGTTCACGGTGATCCCGTTCCTGGCGTTCTCGCGCGCCAGCGAAATGGTGAAGCCGTGCATGCCGGCCTTCGCCGCCGCGTAGTTCGCCTGCCCGTACTGGCCCTTCAGTCCGTTGATCGAGCTGATCTGGATGATCCGCCCCCATTTGCGATCGCGCATGCCCTCGATCACCGGGCGGGTGACGTTGAAGCAGGAGTTGAGGTTGGTATTGATCACGTCCATCCACTGGTCGGCCTTCATCCGGTGGAAGGTGCCGTCGCGGGTGATGCCGGCGTTGTTGACCAGAATGTCGATCGGGCCGAGGGTCGCCTCGACCTCGCGCACCATCGCTTCCGCCTCCTGTGGCGAGGTAACGTCGCCTTTCACGATGGCGACGTCGAAACCCTCCGCCTTCATCTTCTCCTGCCAGGCGCGCGCCTTTTCCTCGTTGCGGTAATTGGTGGCGACCTTGTGGCCCATTCCGGCCAGACGCTTGACGATCGCGGTGCCGATGCCGCCGGTGCCACCGGTGACCAGTGCAACTCTGGAAGTCATGTACAGCTCCTCGTGAAGGGCGGAAGACGGATGTCCCGATTCTAGGCACGGGTGATGGCGTTTGCGTTGTGCGCTGCGGCGCAAACGCTGCGGGCCTGGAGGGGAACGCGATCCAGCCGGAATGCGGCCAGCGCCCTGTCCAGGAAGGCCGTCGCGGAGGGCGTGGTGGCGTCGGCAAGTGGCGCTTGGCCA from Thermomonas sp. XSG encodes the following:
- the alr gene encoding alanine racemase; the protein is MSELMSQRPTRIVVDLDVLGGNLRAIRAKVGVPVMAIVKANAYGHGLVPVAHHLQAQGVEQLGVAFVEEGMALRRAGITVPILVLGGILGRQVGQLIQHDLEITVSSLDKLRKVEVAAERLGRKAVVHLKIDTGMERIGVHSYSCGPMIEAAVASGWCTVKGVYSHLACADDPTSAMTALQLERFQEACAHFERIGAPMPIRHLANSGGVLHYPETWLDMVRPGIMLYGVLPDPDAHRTVDVKPALSLISQVVYFKTVLAGHPVGYGATWAPPHDTHVVTVPIGYGDGYPRALSNCGEVLIRGQRRPIVGRLCMDQFMVDLGPDGSAYVEDDVVLIGTQGGETISVEDVAKRAGTIGYEILTRLNERVPREYVGGPTAVV
- a CDS encoding wax ester/triacylglycerol synthase family O-acyltransferase is translated as MATSKPRLKRPAEPLRRPKREPMSRVDTAWLRMERPTNPMMITGVLMLAEPMQLAQLKKVIQQRFLSYARFRQKPVDGAAGAQWVEDEHFDLDWHVRLAGLPGRPGRASEKRALERFVSELASSPLDPTKPLWQFHLVERYQGGSAVVARIHHCYADGIALVQVLLSLTDTSRESSSASRLDKAWLKEQAAPVARRVGAMERYMKLGGKALGQGMAMMQDPSLATLLAKEGGDIARELVHALALPDDPPSLLRGQLGVSKRVAWAEPLELEEVKAVGRACDCTVNDVLMAAAAGALRGYMRDRGEALEGLSLRATVPVNLRPLEHAKKLGNHFGLVFLDLPVGEDNPLRRLQRVAECMNQLKESRQAIVAYGLLAALGIAPQPVQEIALELFSRKASAVATNVPGPQQPLYMAGCTVREIMFWVPQTGSIGLGLSILSYRGKVHFGMIADARLVPDPDAVVRRFGEEFEKLLYLAMMGPWDAPLDAAAAEALLQDATLA
- a CDS encoding OmpA family protein codes for the protein MTAGCATYTGQTNDPNDPNRTKRGALIGAAIGAAAGLLSGDSAVERRQHAMVGAGIGALAGGSIGAYQDRQEAELRRATAGTGVDVSRDGDVIKLNLPDGVTFDFNKTNVKPQFYPALNTIAGTLREYNQTIVEVSGHTDSIGTDAINQRISEQRANSVASYLIGQGLQRERFEIVGMGERYPIASNDTDSGRALNRRVEIRLLPLRS
- the rnd gene encoding ribonuclease D; the protein is MTHWIDTPGALRARLENPPAAIGLDTEFIRERTYWPQLALVQIALGESDDDILLVDPLRPGMREALAPLLANPDVLKLMHSPSEDLVAFQYACRTLPTPLFDTQAAAAMCGLGAGLGYQKLVQAVTGVELAKGETRSDWLRRPLSPAQLEYAADDVRHLHALHRDLQARLAGNGRTAWLEEDSARQLANAASDDGERWPHLAIRSAQFLDAEGQRRLLRMLRWRDAQARSSDRPRSWILDNELAVALARQKLDSRLRFDALLDANPKAPRSLRTPLWEALITPLADESKAPMARGDDRDKKQLRALQEAVAAVAAELQLPEGLLASRKVLEALQDGSGWNGQLAGWRRPLLEPRLAPLL
- a CDS encoding formylglycine-generating enzyme family protein, with product MRAGGFLIPLLLLLAGCKPEPEAPALALQPVPAQERLPAPAPVLEPGRVSIRGDDALADVLSWTLPEARIDQPARARANARRALAKGDLFETGESAIPLLLALRKLEPDSAQDARLLEKARAALLAQAWMALDAGEDLASLRYAQRHGTVLRTLWPELPEAKTYLDAVDRAGQAFDLCLAGERALRAGNLDAPGGALELFRQAQALWPLQTRAQRGIAAVEAAVLVEAQALAAGGDFEGAYAELARAGRVRNDAEAITATRQRIEAMRTDRIRRLGDEGLMALADPAGLQFARERLAEILRIALPGTGAGVALRQRIDLVGHYGLFRPGQVFTEEMQAGGRGPALSVLPRGGFMMGAPEDEEGATLDEQPRHQVRLDRGFAMTRHEITVGQFRRFVQATGFVPRATQRGHSLAYDARSGNFLRGSGIDWQSGYDGRPAADDMPVIHVTARDAEAYAAWLSAQTGAHYRLPSEAEFEYALRAGGQALYPWGAGAPPASVGNLAGGRDVSARGRRWSNAFLGYGDGWWGPAPVGSFAPNAYGLYDMAGNVSEWVADCWHRGYRRAPANGQAWVNPGCRTRMYRGGSWASAPAQARSAWRASGGVDVTNARVGFRLVRQL
- a CDS encoding M48 family metallopeptidase, encoding MNRNPIGTRRGGGLRIWVLVLFAGYAAWYWYSNRSVDALTGETVVIDKNISPEQETALGLQAYQEVLQQERPLPADAQVSRQVGAIAQRLIAKIPPVSDALAAENGMQASHIEKSFDWKVTVLESDQVNAFCLPGGKMAVYTGLLPVAQNADAVAVVMGHEIAHALLRHGAQRMTRGKLEQIGQMAGAASGMDQNTMQAVMQAYGYGSALPYARSQETQADELGLMLAAAACFDPRESVPLWERMDRNSGGGAPPEFASTHPSAGTRIQQLQALMPKALAYQAKFCETAASAAR
- a CDS encoding DUF456 family protein, which translates into the protein MDSTTIYYLIAALLILVGLLGTVLPVLPGIPLMFAGMLLAAWAGSFQAIGAPALIVLAMLTLVSVAVDFWATAHGARRVGASRMAMWGAAIGTLVGLLFGLPGLLFGPFIGALAGELAHHRSLHPHRVGHATKVGAGTWVGLLLGTALKLALAFAMLGLFALAWWL
- a CDS encoding glycine zipper 2TM domain-containing protein translates to MAVRIHTILGTAALALALGASAGCASTAPAYGGGGYGGSASYSGYDNTCGNCGTVTQITVGGASGTSGALIGGLIGAVAGHEVSAHTGGSKGNQNISAVAGAAAGAAAGSAIQKNRSEGYTVHVRMDDGRTVKVTQSNVSGFREGARVRIENGQAYLR
- a CDS encoding cytochrome c, whose translation is MSNPDPAGKPAATRSSNAGRYLFLLILGLVVGAIATVMAMRALDARKDHFPDSLMEVQGWHMGQLKAAMEQNRCGATDVLPHLQTLRMLGNDLEPAFPDLRDDERFRTAAAAMRAAADKAVSAPPLSCQSLAGTMKSLGDSCKACHRDFRG
- the phbB gene encoding acetoacetyl-CoA reductase; this translates as MTSRVALVTGGTGGIGTAIVKRLAGMGHKVATNYRNEEKARAWQEKMKAEGFDVAIVKGDVTSPQEAEAMVREVEATLGPIDILVNNAGITRDGTFHRMKADQWMDVINTNLNSCFNVTRPVIEGMRDRKWGRIIQISSINGLKGQYGQANYAAAKAGMHGFTISLARENARNGITVNTISPGYIATDMVMAVPEEVRAKIIADIPTGRLGTPEEIAYGVGFLADEQAGWITGSNLDINGGHHMGW